In the genome of Parus major isolate Abel chromosome 2, Parus_major1.1, whole genome shotgun sequence, one region contains:
- the LOC107200040 gene encoding transthyretin-like produces the protein MAFHSVFLVFLAGLALFSEAAPLDPPDAKHPLSVKVVDSVRGSPAPNVPVKLYKEGADGSWELLNSKQTNEKGGLPELTTREQFVAGLYKLELDTASYWKSMGLNPFHDHADVVFTANDAGNRHYKIAVVLSPFSYTTTAVVSDPVE, from the exons ATGGCttttcattctgtatttctggttttcttagCTGGTCTGGCACTTTTCTCCGAAGCTGCACCATTG GACCCTCCTGATGCCAAGCATCCTCTTTCTGTAAAAGTTGTGGATTCAGTCCGAGGAAGTCCAGCTCCAAATGTTCCAGTTAAATTATATAAAGAAGGTGCAGATGGATCTTGGGAACTGTTAAATTCAAA ACAAACCAATGAAAAAGGAGGCCTCCCAGAGCTTACAACTAGAGAACAATTTGTAGCAGGGTTATACAAGCTTGAGCTTGATACAGCCTCTTACTGGAAGAGTATGGGCTTGAATCCCTTCCACGACCATGCCGAT gtgGTGTTCACAGCTAATGATGCTGGTAATCGGCATTACAAGATTGCTGTTGTCCTTAGTCCCTTCTCTTACACAACTACAGCAGTAGTTAGTGACCCAGTGGAATAG